ATTGATCCAGCCATTCTTTAGTTTCTTTCATTCGGTAAGAGTTACCATTCATATTTATTACATATGATTTGTGAATCAATCTATCTACATAGCTACAATTTTTGCTTCGCTTTTAAGTGTCCTTACTGCTAATCTATGAAAACAAGGATTGGAAACAAATATGTAAGCAATTTAATTTCATCTTCAAGCTTAAAGGACTATAATAATATTAGATTTGAGAGAACAAATATAAATTCTGGAGGTTTTAATTATGCAATCTAAAAGAAAAGACTTAGTAAAGTCAGTTATGATAGCAGATGCACTTTCATTCGGATCTCACTGGGTATATGATACAGAAAAGCTTGCAGATAACTATTCAGGAATTATTAAGAAATACACTACTCCGATGTCTAAGTTCCACGAGAGTAAAAAAGCAGGAGATTTATCTCACTATGGAGAGCAGGCCTTTGCTCTGCTGCAGTCCATTTCTGATCATCAGGGCTTTGACCTAAAAGAGTTTAGAGATGACTGGGTTGAGTATCTGGAAAACAATGAAATGTATATGGATCATGCAATGAAAGATTCATTGGAGAAGTTTAAGGGTTCAGACACTCTGATAGGAGCTGAAAATGTTGAATTGGGAGGGATTTCTCGCAGCTTATCTGTATTTATAGAAGAAGAAATTTCAAAAAAGGAATTTTTAGATTTGATTCATTTAACTCATAATGGAGAAGTTGTTGATCAAACAGCAGAATTTGTCTTTAATGTTATTCAGGAAGTGCTGGCAGGTAAAGATTATAAAAAAGCGATTGAAGATAATAAAGGAATTAATCAATTTGTTGAAGAAAGTTTTAAAAAGATAGGTTCTAAAGGTAAAATTGTGGCTAACGCAGATGATCGAGGTCAGGGCTGCTCAATTAAACAGGGCTTTCCAATTGTTTTAGATGTCTTGTGGAATGCTGATAATATCCTGGAAGCTCTTACACTTAATATTATGGCAGGTGGAGATACTTCAGCCAGAGCTATGGTAATTGCTGCAGTAATATCAGCAGCTGAGGGATTGAATTCTATACCAGAAAAATTGACTACTGGTTTTAATAAATCAGCAGCAGTTAATGAATTGCTGGCACAAAATTAAGAATAAAGGGACTTAGTTATAATTTTTTGTTAATCCATTGTTGAGATATCTAGTGAACTTTGAAAAAATAGATTTAATATACAAAAACCCTTCTGAAAACAGATTGCTAAAAAAGTCTGTTGAATCAGAAAGGGTTTTTTGTTTGAATATAATATTTTAATATTTAGGATCTAGTGCTTCCCTTAAACCATCACCTAAAATATTGTAACTTAAAACAGTAATAAAAATAAATAAACCAGGTAATAATAACCAGGGGAAATCAGAAATTTTTGTTATGTTTTGGGCGGCACTCAACATATTTCCCCAGCTTGCTGATGGTTCTTGAATTCCTAGTCCAATAAAACTTAAGCCGCTTTCCATAATTATATAGCCTGGTATAGCAACAGTAGCTCTGATAATAACATAAGTGGCTGTTGAGGGAAGAATATGCTTTAAAATAATTCTTTTATCATCGGCTCCAATAGCCTCAGCAGCTTTTACATAGTCTTCACTTTTGGTAGATAAAACCATACCTCTGATTACTCTGGCCATTCCAGCCCAACCCTGAAATGCTAAAATTGATACTATTAGAAAAAAACGAAAAGAAGAAGAGACATCAAGTGGTAATACCGCAGCTAATGCCAGCAGCAAATAAAAACTTGGAATAGACATGATAACTTCCACAGCTCTCATAATAATTGAATCTACAAAACCACCGTAATAACCAGAAATCCCTCCCATAATTAGGCCAATAAAAGTAGTAATAAAAATAGCAACAAAGCCTATAAATAAAGACACTCTGCCCCCATACAAGATTCTGCTAAATAAATCTCTACCATAATTATCACTACCTAAAATAAATAAAGGTAGATCACCTTCGACTCCTAAAAGATGAATATCGCTTTCAAAAAGACCTAAAAATTGATAGCTATCGCCCTTATCAAAAAACTTAAGTGAATATTTTTTATCTTTATTAATTTCATATTCTGCCCAACCTGCTTTAACTTCTGTTTTATAAATATAGGGAGTCCTCAAACCATTTTGATCACTAAAATGTATTTTTGTTGGTGGATGAAAAAATTTATCTTTAAAATTTGTAGTTGGATTATAAGGAGCAAAAAATGGAGCAAAGATAGCCAGGAGATAAAGTATAATAATTATAATTCCTGCAGTTAGAGCAAGTTTATTCTGATATAAATTTGATAATTTATTTTTCCACAGTGTGTTTTTTTTATGATCAATTTTAGTTTTGTTTTGGTTATTATTTAAAATTTTATTCATATTAACACTCCATATTTTATCAAATTAATTATATTTTATTCGGGGATCATTTAAGGCAAGTAGAATATCTGCAGCTAAATTACCAATAATCAGCATTAAACTTCCCATCATCATCCCTGCCATTGCAAGATATAAATCTTTAGACCTAACTGCAGTCAGCATCATTTTTCCAAGCCCGGGCCAGCCTGTTACAATTTCAGTTAAAGCAGCACCACTGAATAAAGAACTGAGCTGAAAGCCAAAAATTGTGATCATTGGATTAATAGCATTACGAAAAGCATGCTTATTAATTACTACTCTTTCTTTAAGGCCCTTAGCTCTTGCTGTTCTAATATAGTCCTTATTGATCACATCAAGCATTTGCCCACGCATCTGCCGCATTAGGGAAGCTGTTCCTGCAGTTCCTAGGACTACAGCCGGTACTAAAAGATGTTTTAAGATATCAATAACTTTTTCAATAGGTGTTAAATAATCATACATAATACTTGTCATACCATTAATTGGCAAGGGTAGATTAAATTTGACTATAGAAAAAAGAAGCAGTAGAGCAAAGAAAAAATTTGGTATAGATAATCCAATAAAAGCAAATATACTAAATATATTATCTAATAAGCTGTAGCGGTGGGTAGCAGAATAAATACCAACAGGTATAGAAATACCCCAACTGATTAACATGGCAGCAACTGATAAAAGTAATGTATTTAATAAACGGCTGCCAATTATCTGGCTGACTGGGACTCTATAGGTAAAAGATTCGCCAAGATTCCCCTGCATTATCTGCCCTAACCAGGAAAAATACTGCATAAATATATTTTTGTTTAAACCAAAATCAGCTTCCATTTCATTAATTAAGTCTTCTGAAATAGCAGGATTTAACCTCATTTCATCCAGATAACTGCCAGGAGAGAGCTGCATAATAAAAAATGATAAAATAGAGATTGCCAAAAGTAAAGGAATTACAATCAAAATCCGTCTAATTATATAATCTTTCATAGTCTAATTCTCCAAATATAATTCATGAATATTCCAGAGAACGCCACCATAAGCTGTAACTTCTGTGTTTTTTAAACTATTTCTAACAGCATAAATTGAATTTGGAGTTACAGTATAGATTACTGGCAGTTTTTCAGTTATAATTTCTTGAAATTCATCATAATATTCTTTTCTCTCATCAACATCTATTGCGGAAGCGCCTTTAGTAAATAACTGATCAAGCCTTGCTTCCCATTCTGTAGCAGGTTCTTCCTGGACCGGATTCCACATATGAAGGTGGCCATTAGACATCCAGACATTTGTTCCTTTATGTGGTTCAACACCACCAGTTAAACCAATTAAAATAGTGTCAAAATTCCATTCATTGCTGAGTTGATTAACCATTTTATTAAATTCAACTGGAGTAGAATTAATCTTCATTCCCAATTCCCTTAACTCAGATGCAATAATATTTAATAAAGACTCACGTACATTATTACCTGCATTAGTTACCATACTAAATTCAACTATATTTCCCTTTGAATCTATTAACTGATCATTTTGATTCCACTCAAAGCCACCTTTTTTTAATTCTTCTTTTGCCTTGGCAAGACTGTAAGGATATTTAGTCACATTTTCATTTAAATAGACCTTATTTGGCAAACTAATAGGACTCCACTGTTTACTTCCCTGACCGGCAAGTGCCTGGTTAATCATCGTATTTTTATCAAAAGCATAGGCTACTGCCCTTCTAAAATTTAGATTTGTAAACCATTCATATTTATATGGCTCATCCTCTAAATTAGGATTACGGGGGTTCAGATTAAAAACTAAAAAGTTGGTGCTGAAAGTTGGGCCAGCATCGATCAATGTAAAATTACTTCTTTCCTCCTGCTGTTTTAATCTTTTGTAGTCAATTCCTCTGACAGCTAAAAAATGACTTTGGCCATTTTCAAAGAGCAGTGATTCTGTTTCTTGGCTGTCTGCAATAACTCTAATCCATCTTTCTATATAGGGCAGAGGCTTGCCAGTCGGATCTTGACGCCAGTAATAATCATTTTTTTCCATCACAATTCTTTCGCTATTTCTGTAATCTACCAATTTATATGGCCCAGTACCAACGATTTCTTTAGGATCAGTGTTAATTCCCCAACTGTTATTAAAATTTCCATTCTGCCAGATAGTGTAAAGTTTATGGCGTGGAATAATTGG
Above is a window of Halanaerobium saccharolyticum subsp. saccharolyticum DSM 6643 DNA encoding:
- a CDS encoding ADP-ribosylglycohydrolase family protein encodes the protein MQSKRKDLVKSVMIADALSFGSHWVYDTEKLADNYSGIIKKYTTPMSKFHESKKAGDLSHYGEQAFALLQSISDHQGFDLKEFRDDWVEYLENNEMYMDHAMKDSLEKFKGSDTLIGAENVELGGISRSLSVFIEEEISKKEFLDLIHLTHNGEVVDQTAEFVFNVIQEVLAGKDYKKAIEDNKGINQFVEESFKKIGSKGKIVANADDRGQGCSIKQGFPIVLDVLWNADNILEALTLNIMAGGDTSARAMVIAAVISAAEGLNSIPEKLTTGFNKSAAVNELLAQN
- a CDS encoding ABC transporter permease, which encodes MNKILNNNQNKTKIDHKKNTLWKNKLSNLYQNKLALTAGIIIIILYLLAIFAPFFAPYNPTTNFKDKFFHPPTKIHFSDQNGLRTPYIYKTEVKAGWAEYEINKDKKYSLKFFDKGDSYQFLGLFESDIHLLGVEGDLPLFILGSDNYGRDLFSRILYGGRVSLFIGFVAIFITTFIGLIMGGISGYYGGFVDSIIMRAVEVIMSIPSFYLLLALAAVLPLDVSSSFRFFLIVSILAFQGWAGMARVIRGMVLSTKSEDYVKAAEAIGADDKRIILKHILPSTATYVIIRATVAIPGYIIMESGLSFIGLGIQEPSASWGNMLSAAQNITKISDFPWLLLPGLFIFITVLSYNILGDGLREALDPKY
- a CDS encoding ABC transporter permease gives rise to the protein MKDYIIRRILIVIPLLLAISILSFFIMQLSPGSYLDEMRLNPAISEDLINEMEADFGLNKNIFMQYFSWLGQIMQGNLGESFTYRVPVSQIIGSRLLNTLLLSVAAMLISWGISIPVGIYSATHRYSLLDNIFSIFAFIGLSIPNFFFALLLLFSIVKFNLPLPINGMTSIMYDYLTPIEKVIDILKHLLVPAVVLGTAGTASLMRQMRGQMLDVINKDYIRTARAKGLKERVVINKHAFRNAINPMITIFGFQLSSLFSGAALTEIVTGWPGLGKMMLTAVRSKDLYLAMAGMMMGSLMLIIGNLAADILLALNDPRIKYN
- a CDS encoding ABC transporter substrate-binding protein translates to MIKKIVTILLLALFVFNLSTAAAELKDPWTSEKEQGIHGGTLISTLLGDPKTFNTIIATETSSSAIIDGYIFEGLVTRNGITTEYEPELAKDWTISEDGKTYTFHLREGVQWSDGQEFTADDVIFTFDVIKDENIPTSSRDVLKVDGEFPEYRKIDKYTVEFVLPSKFAPFLNNMLAPIIPRHKLYTIWQNGNFNNSWGINTDPKEIVGTGPYKLVDYRNSERIVMEKNDYYWRQDPTGKPLPYIERWIRVIADSQETESLLFENGQSHFLAVRGIDYKRLKQQEERSNFTLIDAGPTFSTNFLVFNLNPRNPNLEDEPYKYEWFTNLNFRRAVAYAFDKNTMINQALAGQGSKQWSPISLPNKVYLNENVTKYPYSLAKAKEELKKGGFEWNQNDQLIDSKGNIVEFSMVTNAGNNVRESLLNIIASELRELGMKINSTPVEFNKMVNQLSNEWNFDTILIGLTGGVEPHKGTNVWMSNGHLHMWNPVQEEPATEWEARLDQLFTKGASAIDVDERKEYYDEFQEIITEKLPVIYTVTPNSIYAVRNSLKNTEVTAYGGVLWNIHELYLEN